Part of the Zingiber officinale cultivar Zhangliang chromosome 6A, Zo_v1.1, whole genome shotgun sequence genome, aaaaaaaaaaacaccatctttctaactaatttttatttttagagcTAGCAATCAATAGATCATAGGATACAGAGGTGAGAGGTATCTTCTGTGCTTGAAAAACGAATATAAAATAAGCACATAATCTCTTTAATCATTGTTCAATGTTTAATGAACTATTTTCCAGGCTTGACTGTAATGAAACATGACCAGTACCGGACTGGAACAATTCGAGTCATAATCTAAGCTCCAAATCAATTTCTTGCAGATCACAGGAGTTATGGCTGGTCGAAATGGAGCCTTCATTGATCTACGAGGAATCAAATGGCAAAAAGTTAATTATCTCCACATTATTAGATTCATGGTCTAGATTAAGACGAAGAACACAAGAATTTAAAGCAATACCTGTGTGGTCTGTTCGAAGAGAGATAGCGTTGGCTGCACCGCGTGATCGAGAAAGCAAAGTGAATGGAATGCATCATATGTTATGCTCATCTCTGCGTTGTCTCCAAACCCAATCTGAATTAATTAACAGAAACTCCACAGTTAAATCTCCCATgaatgtgaaaaaaaaattaaaactatttatACAGCGAGCCATGTATATATATACCATGACACTAGAATAAGGATCAAATgtcgaagatgatgaagttgcagaagaggaagatgaaggatgTTCCGTTTGCAGTCTGCTACCAGAATCCTACGTCGAGCAAGGGAGAAATATAAGATCCAAACGAACAGAAAAGAACATTAATTAGGTGAACTTGCAAAcatgaaattcaaaaaaaaaaaaaaaaaaaaccttgtgGATCAGATTAATATAACTTCCTCTCATTTGATTCTGCAATATGATCTTCTCCAACCGAGCCACACCAAGTCCTCTTTGTGGTTGCTTTGGTCTCTTCGAATTATTCTTCTTCCCCCTCTTCCTTGAGGATTCATTTCTTCTTCCACAGCCTAATCCTAGCATTTTAGACAACAAGTGTTTACAATATAattgagaaagagaaagagaaagattgCTTGTTGTACGTAGGGCTTTTGAGgtatgctatatatatatatatggagaaAGATAGATAATTGTTATCTGGTTGAAGACAATGTAATTACTCCATCATAtaatttgattatatatatatatatatatatatatatatatatatatatatatatatatatatatatatatatatatatatatatatatatgatcccgtccggaagctgagtcggatgaaggcgggccgcATTGTTATTGGTGTTGACGGAAAATCGCTGTTAAGCCTGGTCGATCTGGCACCCGCCGGAAAAGTTTACCCGAGCGAATGACAGGGGTGATGACGAAGAAAGAATCCTGCACATACTCGGACGAGCCCACGAGCCGTTAAAGAccagaaatcagggaaaaagtccccgggtcaggccctccgacgctcaagtcaagtacttttcccCCAGAAACACAGAGAAAGGATGAAAAATAAAGACGAGAATGAAAATGACGAGTGAGTGTACCTGCGTAAGGACGAAACTTCCCTTTTTATACTATAATGGGTGCTTCGGGAACCTGACGGATGTCAGGAAATGTCGGATGTCAGACTTTGTCTAGCGATGAATGACACGTGGCATCCTCCTATAGGTTCGGGGAGGAATCAACAAGCAGTAAGTGTCAGACCAttagcatattctctgacagacagtAATTATTCCCTGACAGTTTGTTATGATTCCCTGGCTAGCTTGTCGCGTAGTATATACCTGCCCTGATCTGTTAACCCTATCCTGGGTCCCTGTCTCTGCCGACCTCGACTTGTGGGTGTAGAACTACCTGTCCTGACCTGCGTTTGCAGCTACACAACTCCAGACCTGTGTGCCCCTCCCTGTCATGCGTGTCTTGTTCTGTGAACTCCCGACCTGCCTTACCTCATAAATCGTAATATGTAAGCCTTAGTTTGGTTCCGCTTATCCTGCATCCTGACCTGTACGCATCAACTTACTTCTGCTTATCCTGAGTCCTGACCTGTGTGCCTCAGTTTGATTCCGTCTACCTCGCGTTGTACGTCTGTCTGTGTTTCCCGACCTGTCCATCCTGATTCGTATATCCCGACTTGTTAGTCCTTACCTGTATCCTTAGTTTGCATTCCTGACCTGTGCGCTTCTGTCCAGGTGTCCTGTGCCACCAGGCTATAAGtcttgacctgtatccttggctcgtatatcccgacctgtacgagtcgatccatgtatcctgagcagtaaggctataagtcctgacctctATCCATGACTGGCACATCTTGACTTGTACGCCTCTGTCCATGTGTCCTGTGACATAAggttataagtcctgacctgtaccTATGGTTTTcacatcctgacctgtacgccctTGTCCATGTATCCTGTGTCGCCAGGTTATAAGTCCTAACATGTGTCCTTGGCTCGTATATTCCGACCTGTACACGTCGATCCATGTATCCTGAGtcgtaaggctataagtcctgacctctATCCATGGCTGGCACATCTTGACATGTACGCCTCTGTCCATGTGTCCTGTGAcataaggctataagtcctgacctataCCCATGGCTGGCACATCCCGATCTGTACGCCCCTGTCCATGTATCTTGTGTCGCCAGGTTATAAGTCCTAACCTGTGTCCTTGGCTCGTATATTCCGACATGTACGCGTCGATCCATGTATCCTGAGccgtaaggctataagtcctaaCCTGTATTCTGGCCTCCAAGTTCCTACTTGACATGTAGACCTAGCTCCGGAACACCACTTGTGCCTGACCCAGCCCATCCTATAACCGGGCCCTTTGAACTACACACAAACCGGATTCTTGACCTATACGTAGGTcagacttttgaccaccacgtggGTCTAACTTCTGATCGTCACgcgagcttgacttctgaccgccacatgaacttgacttttgaccatCTCACGGGCTTGGCCTCTGACCACATCATCTCTCCGATCTCACGATCTTGCACCGtatcaaaatataattaaataactaGGTTATTTTAACAAAATCATCCACAATAATTTATCATTTGAATACCAGTAAATTAAAGATATTCACGATCGATCTTTATTATATTGTTTACAAGATTGGGGAAGTAGATAGTCTCATCTCAATTCCTTTCACgtgaaaattatattatttatgttatcTTTGACAAATTGCCCTGCTCAGTTTTAAATTGTGTCACAAGGTTAATTTATGCGGGCAAGGGAATTCAAGATGATTTGCAAGAAGAATCATCCATCTTTGGCCaaacataataaataaaatatagtaCTGTACTTCCAATATCTAAATAAAGATCCCCGAGAAGAGGTTTAGTAGTTTTTCAAAGAAGTAAATGACTTCGCACCACAAAGTCGGTGGTCCgctaattattatatatataaattattatgaAGTATTTTAATTGCGAGGATTTTTAATTTGGGCTCGTGAGTTGTGAGGGATGGAGGGAAAATATTCTGATACAAAATATTCTACAAATAGAATTTGTTTCTTTCAagctttatatttttttaataataattaagaaatatgtttaattaataaataaactgTCTATAGCATATCAAATTTTATGAATCGACAATAAAATTGATGTCATTTCAACGGTCTTTTCAAGATGATTTTTCACTATCgaaaagggaggtaaatcatgaaaAACGTTACAGTACATATAAAAAGAGGTCGAGACAATCAACGGAACATTTCACATCCGTTAAAAATCAACTTCAGGCCTATTGATAACGGTATTTTTACATAAACCAACTAGGTTAACTTATAGGGGCATATCAAATTTCATGATGAAGCCAATTCTTTGTTAACCGATgaatttttaatgaattaatGAGGCTGCAACGATGTGCATCTCAAGACATACTTTGCTTTAAAAAAGTAATTACAAATTAGGTTGTTTAACTCGGGAAAAAGGAGAATCTGTGAGATTTATTTCATTACTAATTAATGGTTTAAAACTAACTAATAGCagattatattttaattaatgaACAACGAGGGAGGCATGGTGTTATAGAAGTAATTTTATTAGTAGTATTATTTTTTTAGTTATTGTAGCATGCTTTAATTAACTATCATTCTTAATTAATTAACAAGGTATTGGTCTCAATTCTCATCTACCTGCACTTGCCTTTCATGACGAAACGATATAATCAATTGTCATATGTTCATTGAAATGAACTTAAAAATCCATTCAAGACATTTAATTTGCACTTCTATTGGTGATTGGTTGTTCGGTAGCCATCAGTTCATTAATGATTTCCTTGCAGGCTCGTGCACCAATGCCACCGTTTTGCCTTCATCTGAAATGTAATTATCTGATCGAGTCACTTTGCCACGTAAATATAATtatctatattctaattttgCACTAGTCAACTATGATTTTTAACCTCTTACATATAGTCGTAAAGTTGATCATGTGAAATCACTGAGATAACGGATTCGATTTTTTGCTACAATATATTCTAATTTTGCAACTTGGATTTAGGGACTTCCTTTATGTAATTTGATTAATCTATTCCATTAAATTGTTTAACATATTTATACTAATCTATCTTATGAAGTTTGGCCTTGGCTACTGCACATTGAGTTAATCCTATCAAGGGTGGAACCGTGTCTTAAGTTACTGACATCGGATAGGATAATGATTATCATGTAGattattaaattcattaattcaCATACGAATATTAAAATTAATCTTTTACAATctattgatttaaaaaaatatatcaagaaatagaaaaataaatgactttgtcaaaaatattattaatttaaaaaactaCTCTTACATTAAACCAAACAATTATTTATATAGATTTCAAATGCTATAATATGTAAACCAAACAATTATTCATATAGATTACAAATGCTATGatgcaaaaaaaaagaaataaatcttAACAAAAATTATAACAAGAAAAAAAACCAAATATACTAAAATTCTAAAATATTCTAAACTGActcaaaatagaaaaaaattaaaaagaggaAAATAGctctaaaaaaataaagataaaatctTCATATTCTTATCATTCCGGATTGAAGAAAATTTGTCCTCGAATTTAAATCGTGTCAAGTAGTAACCCGAAAGGAAGACCTTCTAGTATCAAATAAAATTGCATACTCATTGGAGTAGGAGTAGCTAAGAGCTTCCTTGCGGGAGTCTTGATGGGAACATAGGATGTCGATGGATTTAATATCTTGCACTATTCCACTGGGAACATTGTTAGGTTCTTGAGCGTAAAATAACACAAGCACAACGGAATATTATTAAGATCCTTTCCAGAATATTCATACGAAGGAAATCGTATAATAATTGAATTGAGAGTTTTACCTTTGTTGCGTAAACACGATCTTCCAACAATAACTTTTCTTTGGATGTAGATCTTAGCGCAATCAAGTGTTCATATCTctatagtatccacacgaacacgttctccCGTTCATCTCACGAACTCATTA contains:
- the LOC121994371 gene encoding protein SPEAR1-like; this encodes MLGLGCGRRNESSRKRGKKNNSKRPKQPQRGLGVARLEKIILQNQMRGSYINLIHKDSGSRLQTEHPSSSSSATSSSSTFDPYSSVMIGFGDNAEMSITYDAFHSLCFLDHAVQPTLSLFEQTTQINEGSISTSHNSCDLQEIDLELRL